A stretch of the Lactuca sativa cultivar Salinas chromosome 9, Lsat_Salinas_v11, whole genome shotgun sequence genome encodes the following:
- the LOC111901781 gene encoding uncharacterized protein LOC111901781: MENGKYTSWAELFRIHCRAFQVGNHIDSSFKPPSSSPSFSTATEVEKTKAVVEYETWSRLDAIILQWIYETISNNLLHTILKPNTFASQAWTVLENIFQHKQSTQVVYLDSKFVSTRLDHHPNISCYCQDMKMLADQLENVENPVSNQRLFVQFIVGLNESYEGLAMLIQQKTPLPDFYEFRSKLVMEES, from the coding sequence ATGGAAAATGGGAAATACACCTCCTGGGCAGAATTATTTCGTATCCATTGTCGGGCCTTTCAAGTTGGTAATCACATCGACTCTTCATTTAAGCCACCTTCCTCATCTCCATCTTTTTCTACAGCTACTGAGGTCGAGAAAACCAAAGCTGTTGTTGAATATGAAACATGGTCACGTCTTGACGCCATCATCCTCCAATGGATATACGAGACCATCTCAAACAATCTTCTACACACCATTCTGAAACCTAACACCTTTGCATCTCAAGCTTGGACTGtccttgaaaacatttttcaACACAAGCAAAGCACACAAGTCGTCTATCTTGACAGTAAATTCGTCTCCACAAGACTTGATCACCATCCCAACATCTCTTGTTACTGTCAAGATATGAAGATGTTAGCAGACCAACTAGAAAATGTCgaaaatccagtctcaaatcaacgACTTTTTGTACAGTTCATTGTTGGCCTTAATGAAAGCTACGAAGGGCTAGCCATGCTCATTCAACAAAAAACCCCATTGCCTGATTTTTATGAATTTCGGTCCAAACTTGTCATGGAGGAATCCTAA